Proteins encoded within one genomic window of Streptomyces sp. NBC_01314:
- a CDS encoding DUF4231 domain-containing protein: MAATPGPSTTVSDRDLSPLFRVCDERALVRQGESFRVVRTQLVVLLLATATASLAERVGSRVPSAVAAVLYALTVGIGIYVSRRRARAQWQAHRAAAEVIKSLAWQFMVHGGPFPSRLVNPEARFAERLEERLSELRKVGWEDPRESVAELGLGQITPMMRTVRAKPLASRRDIYLRDRVMEQLAWYGNKAGHAHRASVRWSGMTTFLTLLALLAAVLRAGGLIEGRWDPTGVLSAAAAAGVAWQEVRRHRPLTYAHKLVEQDLETLRVAMSTTVREDGWADAVAEAERLVSPQHTDWLVRFGS, from the coding sequence ATGGCTGCGACGCCCGGCCCCAGCACCACGGTGAGTGATCGAGATCTGTCCCCGTTGTTCCGTGTGTGCGATGAGAGGGCGCTGGTCCGTCAGGGTGAGTCCTTTCGGGTCGTCCGAACCCAGTTGGTCGTGCTGCTGCTCGCCACGGCGACCGCCTCACTGGCCGAACGGGTCGGGAGTCGGGTGCCGTCGGCCGTCGCGGCCGTGCTGTACGCCCTGACGGTCGGGATCGGCATCTACGTGTCCCGGCGCCGCGCGCGGGCTCAGTGGCAGGCGCACAGGGCGGCCGCCGAGGTGATCAAGTCGTTGGCCTGGCAGTTCATGGTCCACGGCGGGCCGTTTCCTTCCCGGCTCGTCAATCCCGAGGCGCGGTTCGCCGAGCGGCTGGAGGAACGGCTCAGCGAACTGCGGAAGGTGGGCTGGGAGGACCCGCGGGAGAGCGTCGCCGAACTCGGGCTCGGGCAGATCACGCCGATGATGCGCACGGTGCGTGCCAAGCCGCTCGCCTCGCGGCGCGACATCTATCTCCGCGACCGGGTCATGGAGCAACTCGCCTGGTACGGCAACAAGGCCGGGCACGCGCACCGCGCGTCCGTGCGCTGGTCGGGCATGACGACCTTTCTGACGCTGCTGGCGCTGCTCGCCGCCGTGCTCAGGGCCGGCGGGTTGATCGAGGGCCGCTGGGACCCGACCGGAGTGCTGAGTGCCGCGGCCGCGGCGGGCGTGGCCTGGCAGGAGGTCCGGAGGCACCGGCCGTTGACGTACGCGCACAAGCTGGTCGAACAGGACCTGGAGACCCTGCGCGTCGCCATGAGCACGACTGTCAGGGAGGACGGGTGGGCCGACGCGGTCGCGGAGGCGGAGCGGCTGGTCTCGCCGCAGCACACGGACTGGCTGGTGCGGTTCGGGTCCTGA
- a CDS encoding rod shape-determining protein, translating to MTASLEQLRRCHFGVDLGAARTRVYVKGAGLVVDQPSVAAVNTRTGALIAVGEFAEKMMGRTPDYIRVVRPVSSGTVVDIEMAQRMLRQLLGDRVRRTLRRKPSLRAAACTPHGADPLAQRATIETLVGLGARRVELVDTLIAAAVGCGLPVEQPEATMIMVCGAGATELAVLSLGSVVSAVRIPVGGEAIDHAIVQHLRLRHELTLPSQSVRPLQLALSGNGLTPHGPASTEIHGLDVATGLARSVQVDTAAVRDAIQTPLTAVVDGIGKVLRDCPPDLVADLADRGIMMVGGSALLPGFDQMLRHATGMPVHIAERPDVCAALGIGAMLEGRIAPISLDPVGD from the coding sequence ATGACCGCCAGTCTGGAGCAGCTGCGCCGCTGCCACTTCGGAGTCGACCTCGGAGCCGCTCGGACCCGGGTGTATGTGAAGGGCGCGGGCCTGGTGGTGGACCAGCCGAGCGTGGCCGCCGTGAACACCCGGACGGGCGCGCTGATCGCGGTCGGGGAGTTCGCGGAGAAGATGATGGGCCGCACGCCCGACTACATCAGGGTCGTACGGCCCGTCTCCAGCGGCACGGTTGTCGACATCGAGATGGCCCAGCGCATGCTGCGCCAACTGCTGGGCGACAGGGTCCGCCGCACGCTGCGCCGCAAGCCCAGCCTGCGCGCCGCCGCGTGCACCCCGCACGGCGCCGACCCGCTCGCCCAACGCGCCACGATCGAGACCCTCGTGGGCCTCGGCGCCCGTCGCGTGGAACTGGTCGACACGCTCATCGCGGCGGCCGTCGGCTGCGGACTGCCCGTCGAGCAGCCCGAGGCCACGATGATCATGGTCTGTGGGGCAGGGGCCACCGAGCTCGCGGTCCTCTCCCTCGGCTCGGTGGTCAGCGCCGTACGCATCCCCGTGGGCGGCGAGGCCATCGACCACGCGATCGTGCAGCACCTGCGCCTGCGGCACGAACTGACGCTGCCCAGCCAGTCCGTACGACCGCTCCAGCTCGCCCTCTCCGGCAACGGCCTCACCCCGCACGGCCCCGCCTCCACCGAGATCCACGGCCTCGACGTGGCGACCGGGCTGGCCCGCTCCGTCCAGGTGGACACCGCGGCCGTACGCGACGCCATCCAGACTCCGCTGACCGCCGTGGTCGACGGCATCGGCAAGGTGCTGCGCGACTGCCCGCCCGACCTGGTGGCCGACCTCGCCGACCGCGGCATCATGATGGTCGGCGGCAGCGCCCTCCTCCCCGGCTTCGACCAGATGCTCCGCCACGCCACCGGAATGCCGGTCCACATCGCCGAACGCCCCGACGTCTGCGCCGCCCTCGGCATCGGCGCCATGCTGGAGGGCCGCATCGCACCCATCAGCCTGGACCCGGTGGGCGACTGA
- a CDS encoding carboxyl transferase domain-containing protein translates to MSDRRCSAREAIAFLTDDFTELPTPRRDYAPDGPLAWHGYDTSRARAAERTGEEESVVWGRAVISDRTATEAETSYPDTEAEATGPDTEAETTGPGTAAGVTPSVTSAETQRRGEADAPPSLPTSTAAVLISFEFGFLGGSLGERTGDRLEAAYTYAREHRLPVVSLVATGGSRMQEGMRALVQLQRVARESALTREAGLPQIAVLRDPTTGGGWATLGAGADIVLALPDAQVGFAGSRVRPPDADPTAYTAESQVASGSADAVVHPNDLRGTLALWLTLLTTSSTAPAPPPHALPPHRAPDGGRRPSRGAGAGLYQSAAPPQAATSHNAPSAADEPLPPPPAAPLLPTTGWEAVQRARSPQRPRANAYLDAYFTRRAPLRGDRAGGTDPGMLCGFGEHEGRTVAYAAQCGTPTRPAGYRTAARLIRLADRLGIPVLTLVDTPGAANDAEAERQGAGPAIADLFTTVTTARTPLTTLLIGEGGSGGALALAAPDNTWATPDSYFSVIAPELAAAILKRPPELTRATADELRVRPQDLVELGVVRGVVGALARRAAEPAATRRPD, encoded by the coding sequence ATGAGTGACCGGCGCTGTTCGGCCCGCGAGGCCATCGCCTTCCTGACGGACGACTTCACGGAACTCCCCACGCCCCGAAGGGACTACGCCCCCGACGGCCCCCTCGCCTGGCACGGCTACGACACCTCACGCGCCCGCGCCGCCGAGCGCACCGGGGAGGAGGAGTCGGTGGTGTGGGGCCGGGCGGTGATCAGTGACCGGACGGCGACGGAGGCCGAGACGAGCTACCCCGATACGGAAGCCGAGGCGACCGGCCCCGATACGGAGGCCGAGACGACCGGCCCCGGTACAGCGGCCGGGGTGACGCCATCGGTGACGTCCGCCGAGACGCAGCGGCGCGGCGAGGCAGACGCGCCGCCGAGTCTCCCCACCTCCACGGCGGCCGTACTGATCTCCTTCGAGTTCGGCTTCCTCGGCGGCTCGCTCGGCGAACGCACCGGCGACCGTCTGGAGGCGGCGTACACGTACGCCCGTGAGCACCGTCTGCCGGTCGTCTCCCTGGTCGCGACCGGCGGCAGCCGTATGCAGGAAGGCATGCGCGCCCTCGTCCAACTCCAGCGCGTGGCACGCGAGTCGGCGCTGACCAGGGAGGCCGGGCTGCCCCAGATCGCGGTCCTCCGCGACCCCACGACGGGCGGCGGCTGGGCCACTCTCGGCGCCGGCGCCGACATCGTCCTCGCGCTCCCCGACGCCCAGGTCGGCTTCGCCGGCTCCCGAGTCCGCCCACCCGACGCGGACCCGACGGCGTACACGGCCGAGTCCCAGGTGGCGTCGGGCTCGGCGGACGCGGTCGTCCACCCCAACGACCTCCGCGGAACACTCGCCCTCTGGCTGACCCTCCTGACCACCTCCTCCACGGCCCCGGCACCTCCACCCCACGCCCTCCCGCCGCACCGCGCCCCTGACGGGGGCCGCAGGCCCTCAAGGGGCGCGGGCGCGGGGCTGTACCAATCCGCGGCTCCGCCGCAGGCCGCGACCAGCCACAACGCACCCTCGGCCGCCGACGAGCCGCTCCCCCCGCCCCCTGCGGCGCCCCTCCTCCCCACCACCGGCTGGGAAGCCGTACAACGCGCCCGCTCTCCCCAACGCCCCCGCGCCAACGCCTACTTGGACGCCTACTTCACCCGCCGGGCCCCCCTGCGAGGGGACCGCGCCGGCGGCACCGACCCCGGCATGCTGTGCGGCTTCGGCGAACACGAGGGCCGGACCGTCGCCTACGCGGCCCAGTGCGGCACCCCGACCCGCCCGGCGGGCTACCGCACCGCCGCCCGCCTGATCCGCCTCGCCGACCGCCTCGGCATCCCCGTACTGACCCTCGTCGACACCCCGGGCGCCGCGAACGACGCCGAGGCGGAACGGCAGGGCGCGGGCCCGGCCATCGCCGACCTCTTCACCACCGTCACCACCGCCCGCACCCCCCTCACCACCCTCCTCATCGGCGAGGGCGGCTCCGGCGGTGCCCTCGCCCTCGCCGCCCCCGACAACACCTGGGCCACCCCGGACAGCTACTTCTCGGTGATCGCCCCGGAGCTTGCCGCCGCGATCCTCAAACGCCCCCCGGAGCTGACACGGGCAACGGCGGACGAGCTCCGGGTGCGACCACAGGATCTGGTGGAGCTGGGGGTCGTGCGGGGGGTCGTGGGGGCGCTAGCACGGCGGGCCGCCGAACCCGCGGCGACGCGCCGACCCGACTGA
- a CDS encoding acyl-CoA synthetase, with protein MSPLFPALTGDVQAPDRPALRFGDRSLTYAELAAVTDALADRIRGGGRVAVWATPTLETAVAVVAALRAGVPAVPLNPKSGEKELGHILSDSAPSLVLASPTDELPAPVRELVRVDVDVHDTGSGPAPDERKAAEEDAALVVYTSGTTGPPKGAVIPRRAIATTLDALADAWQWTADDVLVHALPLFHVHGLILGILGPLRRGGSVRHLGRFDTAAVARELSAGATMLFGVPTMYHRIAETLPTDPDLAKALGRARLLVSGSAALPVHDHERIAAATGRRVIERYGMTETLMNTSVRADGEPRAGAVGLPLPGVELRLVEDDGTPLTAYDGESVGEIQVRGPNLFTEYLNRPDATAAAFTSDGWFRTGDMAVRDPDGYVRIVGRKATDLIKSGGYKIGAGEIENALLEHPGVREAAVTGEPDPDLGERVVAWIVPTDPGSPPPAAELATHVATHLSPHKRPRTVHYLSSLPRNDMGKIMKRALKTDE; from the coding sequence GTGTCCCCTCTCTTCCCGGCCCTCACCGGCGACGTCCAGGCCCCCGACCGGCCTGCCCTCCGGTTCGGCGACCGGTCCCTGACGTACGCGGAACTCGCGGCCGTCACCGACGCCCTGGCGGACCGCATCAGAGGCGGCGGCCGGGTCGCCGTCTGGGCGACCCCCACGCTGGAGACCGCTGTCGCCGTGGTCGCGGCACTGCGGGCCGGCGTACCCGCCGTACCCCTGAACCCGAAGTCCGGGGAGAAGGAACTCGGGCACATCCTCTCCGACAGCGCACCGTCACTCGTGCTCGCCTCCCCCACCGATGAACTACCCGCCCCCGTACGGGAGTTGGTACGCGTCGATGTCGACGTGCACGACACCGGAAGCGGACCCGCCCCCGACGAGCGGAAGGCCGCCGAGGAGGACGCCGCCCTTGTCGTCTACACCTCCGGCACCACCGGCCCGCCCAAGGGCGCCGTCATCCCCCGCCGGGCCATCGCGACCACCCTGGACGCGCTGGCCGACGCCTGGCAGTGGACCGCCGACGACGTACTGGTCCACGCCCTCCCCCTCTTCCACGTACACGGACTGATCCTGGGCATCCTGGGCCCGCTGCGGCGCGGCGGCTCCGTCCGCCACCTGGGGAGGTTCGACACGGCCGCGGTCGCCCGGGAGCTGTCGGCCGGCGCGACGATGCTGTTCGGCGTCCCGACGATGTACCACCGCATCGCGGAGACGCTGCCCACCGACCCGGACCTCGCGAAGGCACTCGGCCGCGCCCGCCTCCTCGTCTCCGGCTCGGCCGCGCTGCCGGTGCACGACCACGAACGGATCGCGGCGGCCACCGGACGGCGGGTGATCGAGCGGTACGGCATGACGGAGACCCTCATGAACACCAGCGTCCGCGCCGACGGCGAACCCCGCGCCGGCGCGGTCGGACTCCCGCTGCCGGGCGTGGAGTTGAGGCTGGTCGAGGACGACGGCACCCCCCTCACCGCGTACGACGGAGAGTCGGTCGGCGAGATCCAGGTACGCGGCCCGAACCTCTTCACCGAGTACCTCAACCGCCCCGACGCGACCGCCGCCGCGTTCACCTCCGACGGCTGGTTCCGCACCGGCGACATGGCCGTCCGCGACCCCGACGGCTATGTACGCATCGTCGGCCGCAAGGCCACCGACCTCATCAAGAGCGGCGGCTACAAGATCGGCGCGGGTGAGATCGAGAACGCGCTCCTGGAACACCCGGGGGTACGCGAAGCCGCGGTCACCGGCGAACCGGACCCCGACCTCGGCGAACGCGTCGTCGCCTGGATCGTCCCGACGGACCCCGGGTCCCCGCCTCCGGCCGCCGAGTTGGCGACCCACGTCGCCACCCACCTGTCCCCCCACAAGCGTCCCCGAACCGTCCACTACCTCTCCTCCCTCCCCCGCAACGACATGGGCAAGATCATGAAGCGAGCGCTGAAGACGGATGAGTGA
- a CDS encoding SLC13 family permease — MSPELISILVLAVVFVIATTRSVNMGALAFAAAFGVGELVADLDADGIFAGFPGDLFVVLVGVTYLFAIARSNGTTDWLVHASIRLVRGRVALIPWVMFFITGALTAIGAVSPAAVAIVAPIALSFASRYGISPLLMGAMVVHGAQGGGFSPISIYGTIVNGIVERENLPGNEIALFLTSLIANLVIAGVVFVLFGGLKLWKQPADTVAGTRAAGAAQGGAAAPRTAEQRTPPPADPAPGTASTPSTETALTPARIATLTSLAALVVAVLAFDLDAGLTAVTLAAVLSAVWPDDSRKAVGQIAWSTVLLICGVLTYVGVLDEMGTITWAGEGVSNIGIPLLAAVLLCYIGAIVSAFASSVGIMGALIPLAVPFLAQGEIGAVGMVAALAVSATVVDVSPFSTNGALVLAAAPDVDRERFFRQLMIYGGIVVAVVPAVVWLVLVVPGFG; from the coding sequence ATGTCCCCCGAACTCATCTCGATCCTCGTGCTCGCCGTGGTGTTCGTCATCGCCACGACCCGCTCCGTGAACATGGGCGCGCTCGCCTTCGCCGCCGCCTTCGGAGTGGGCGAACTCGTCGCCGACCTCGACGCGGACGGCATCTTCGCCGGCTTCCCCGGTGACCTGTTCGTCGTCCTGGTCGGCGTCACCTACCTCTTCGCGATCGCTCGCTCGAACGGCACCACCGACTGGCTCGTCCACGCCTCGATCCGGCTGGTGCGGGGGCGGGTGGCGCTGATCCCCTGGGTGATGTTCTTCATCACCGGTGCGCTCACGGCGATCGGCGCGGTCAGTCCGGCCGCGGTCGCGATCGTCGCCCCCATCGCCCTCAGCTTCGCCTCGCGGTACGGCATCAGCCCCCTCCTGATGGGGGCGATGGTCGTCCACGGCGCCCAGGGCGGCGGTTTCTCCCCGATCAGCATCTACGGCACGATCGTCAACGGCATCGTGGAACGCGAGAACCTCCCGGGCAACGAGATAGCCCTCTTCCTGACGTCCCTGATCGCCAACCTCGTGATCGCGGGCGTGGTGTTCGTCCTGTTCGGGGGGCTGAAGCTGTGGAAGCAACCCGCTGACACGGTCGCGGGCACTCGTGCCGCCGGGGCAGCGCAGGGGGGCGCAGCGGCGCCTCGCACCGCCGAGCAGCGGACCCCACCCCCGGCCGACCCCGCCCCCGGTACCGCGTCCACCCCCAGCACGGAAACCGCCCTCACCCCCGCCCGCATAGCCACCCTCACCTCCCTCGCCGCCCTGGTCGTCGCGGTCCTCGCCTTCGACCTGGACGCGGGCCTCACCGCGGTGACCCTCGCCGCGGTCCTCAGCGCCGTCTGGCCGGACGACAGCCGCAAGGCGGTGGGCCAGATCGCCTGGTCCACCGTCCTCCTCATCTGCGGCGTCCTCACCTATGTGGGCGTGCTCGACGAGATGGGCACCATCACCTGGGCCGGCGAGGGCGTCAGCAACATCGGCATCCCCCTCCTCGCCGCCGTCCTGCTCTGCTACATCGGCGCGATCGTGTCGGCCTTCGCCTCGTCCGTGGGCATCATGGGCGCCCTGATCCCCCTGGCCGTACCGTTCCTGGCACAGGGCGAGATCGGCGCGGTCGGCATGGTCGCGGCACTCGCCGTGTCCGCGACGGTCGTGGACGTGAGCCCCTTCTCCACGAACGGCGCGCTGGTCCTGGCCGCCGCACCCGACGTCGACCGCGAGCGTTTCTTCCGCCAGCTGATGATCTACGGGGGGATCGTGGTGGCGGTGGTACCCGCGGTGGTCTGGCTGGTGCTGGTCGTACCGGGATTCGGGTAG
- a CDS encoding FadR/GntR family transcriptional regulator, which yields MSDALRPMAKQRLYEQVLDRLRQYVVEGGLRAGDRLPPERDLAQRLGVSRASVKQAIVVLEVQGLVEARHGGGTYLVRDSLDVEPVDEMVERRRRLPDVLEAREALETKLAELAAERRTEDDLAAMRDALAHMAGEIERDGHGVEGDRLFHAAVTAAAHSSLLAEFMRSIAAQIAESRTESLRQPGRPDRSLAQHRAILDAIAAEQPKQAATAMRRHVRTVAKVRLLDWDPGDSAS from the coding sequence GTGAGCGACGCCCTGCGCCCCATGGCCAAGCAGCGGCTCTACGAGCAGGTCCTCGACCGGCTGCGTCAGTACGTCGTCGAGGGCGGTCTGCGGGCGGGGGACCGGCTGCCGCCCGAGCGGGACCTGGCCCAGCGGCTGGGGGTGAGCCGGGCCTCGGTCAAGCAGGCCATCGTGGTGCTGGAGGTCCAGGGCCTGGTGGAGGCGCGGCACGGCGGGGGCACGTATCTCGTCCGGGACAGCCTCGACGTCGAGCCCGTCGACGAGATGGTCGAACGGCGCCGGCGGCTGCCCGATGTGCTGGAGGCCCGCGAGGCGTTGGAGACGAAGCTCGCCGAACTGGCCGCCGAGCGCCGTACGGAGGACGACCTGGCCGCGATGCGGGACGCGCTCGCGCACATGGCCGGGGAGATCGAGCGGGACGGGCACGGCGTCGAGGGCGACCGTCTGTTCCACGCGGCGGTCACGGCGGCCGCGCACAGCAGTCTGCTCGCCGAGTTCATGCGCTCCATCGCCGCCCAGATCGCCGAGAGCCGCACCGAGTCGCTGCGCCAGCCGGGGCGGCCCGACCGTTCCCTCGCCCAGCACCGGGCGATCCTCGACGCCATCGCCGCCGAGCAGCCCAAGCAGGCGGCCACCGCGATGCGCCGCCACGTACGCACGGTCGCGAAGGTCCGCCTGCTGGACTGGGATCCGGGGGACTCGGCCTCCTGA